The Bicyclus anynana chromosome Z, ilBicAnyn1.1, whole genome shotgun sequence genome window below encodes:
- the LOC128199749 gene encoding probable serine/threonine-protein kinase DDB_G0282963, whose product MSFRNYFDSSSTYSKNRNTERTASASERPSTVTAKYTTTPSYKSSSIPVLNDRSTREETPISTIASRYSSYKQTDKPTSKYEKKDYSKLSVPSVTTNRSRDVSPVSTTSKYSLSRTTRTTSPDRRTAKSYKDKCQDIGPVDRVKDIPIKTDKASNYSNLSNYKVYPRSSNYTRPTPRVETKPEITVNRYAIANRLSSSSYLRSPTPIKRTLVSPILINDVGKPETEKPTTPNNIVEEKDENTNKTDIIENGIEEVDNENNETETVTVVTRHTSPTPPGSSAYVRMRRADMAKTIEKIITRARKRPEMIDKEMQSDRLDDPTRSSRFGNTNRTSMTNWTYYSPNVNSYTGYAGRHLTQYTNLSNNTCNDRSSRSRSKEPTPIENKCLSPNTEENEKPFNFSSSEPNEDTVNISVQDQEDDTSEIIINVNLKLKKAKSPPSTPLSNDLISSSEKINSNNNQLPPQPPKSESVTKVRKVKIRKSSTDSSSDSTSSKKVVKKRSKSVSSTDSEQTNDKSSKSKDSSKIPSKNSNKNSSNTSLHNGPTKLKHSKSRESNSPESSITLSTQSSISEDDTVLKKKSNENTLDDNLTKHNLLNKNEGCEEAKSFLIRALAPVTNLFKLRHQDNDEINRTTDISQSDSAKSNTNFMSESGSRNRNNTFNIIASNDDNLVKLKAIRHIESGDRASWLDSDTDKKNTNNDLDRFTELYNDHNSSTDLKHSLKPSCFADDEKPWWLDSNANIPEGIERLSPPRKSSSDSDKLNSFKIRQNESGERKDWRVMNTESSSSVNKQELQNNLSLSKSGSDQRNFPVRRIRHIESGERPWWLSSNKNIPEGIEKLPTPPPQDSDSSDSEEIEVYIPPSHIPPFPLHLPDDEPLGARRSPEGLETPKDVEDYIGGRSSPYENNRQYRRESSNLPYQKGAEKYISRYTDIDDILGTSGQIYSPFMESILARRTGQLPYDDDDCEEIDPTQVRIHDSTAQMPVIKKLRCRSEIIDCRDEDHVS is encoded by the exons TTTGATTCATCATCTACGTATAGCAAAAACCGTAACACAGAGAGAACTGCAAGTGCCTCAGAGCGACCATCAACAGTTACAGCTAAATACACCACCACCCCGTCTTACAAATCATCTAGCATACCTGTACTTAACGATCGCTCAACCCGCGAAGAGACTCCTATATCAACAATAGCTAGCCGATATTCTAGCTACAAACAAACTGACAAACCAACATCTAAATACGAAAAGAAAGATTATTCTAAACTCTCGGTCCCTTCTGTTACTACAAATAGAAGTAGAGATGTCAGTCCTGTCTCAACAACATCCAAATATAGCCTTAGCCGGACAACCAGAACCACTAGCCCTGATAGAAGAACTGCGAAAAGTTACAAAGACAAATGTCAAGACATAGGCCCTGTTGATCGCGTCAAAGACATTCCAATTAAGACTGATAAGGCCTCTAATTACAGTAATCTATCAAATTATAAGGTTTACCCACGCTCATCTAATTATACACGGCCAACTCCTAGAGTAGAAACTAAGCCAGAAATCACAGTTAACCGATATGCTATAGCTAATCGCCTATCATCATCAAGTTATCTAAGAAGCCCAACGCCTATAAAAAGAACACTTGTTTCACCAATTCTCATAAATGATGTAGGTAAACCTGAAACTGAAAAACCTACTACACCAAATAATATAGTTGAAGAGAAAgatgaaaatacaaataaaacagaTATAATTGAAAACGGTATAGaagaggttgataatgaaaacaATGAAACAGAGACCGTTACTGTTGTTACAAGACATACATCTCCAACCCCACCTGGTTCTTCGGCTTATGTGCGAATGCGACGAGCAGATATGGCTAAGACTATCGAAAAAATAATAACTCGTGCAAGAAAAAGACCCGAAATGATAGATAAAGAGATGCAATCTGATCGTCTTGATGACCCAACACGATCTAGCAGATTTGGAAATACAAATAGGACCAGCATGACGAATTGGACATACTATTCGCCTAACGTAAATAGTTATACAGGATACGCAGGGAGACATCTAACTCAATATACAAACTTATCTAATAATACGTGTAATGATAGAAGTAGCAGAAGTAGAAGTAAAGAACCTACTCCAATAGAGAACAAATGTTTAAGTCCAAACAcagaagaaaatgaaaaaccttttaattttagtagcTCGGAACCAAATGAAGACACAGTAAATATAAGTGTACAGGATCAAGAAGATGACACTTccgaaattattattaacgtgaATTTAAAGTTAAAGAAAGCTAAAAGTCCACCATCTACGCCACTGTCAAATGACCTAATCTCATCatcagaaaaaataaattctaacaatAACCAGCTTCCTCCTCAACCACCTAAATCCGAAAGTGTAACTAAGgtaagaaaagtaaaaatacGTAAATCAAGTACTGACTCATCCTCAGATTCTACATCTTCTAAAAAAGTCGTCAAAAAGAGAAGTAAATCTGTTAGTTCAACTGATTCCGAACAAACTAACGATAAAAGTAGTAAATCCAAAGACTCAAGCAAAATTCCATCAAAAAATTCGAACAAGAATTCCTCAAATACAAGCTTACATAATGGTCCTACTAAATTAAAACATTCCAAGTCCCGAGAAAGCAACAGTCCCGAATCCAGCATAACCTTATCAACACAATCCTCAATAAGCGAAGATGATACTGTACTGAAAAAGAAATCAAACGAGAATACGTTAGATGATAATTTAAccaaacataatttattaaataaaaatgaaggtTGTGAAGAAGCTAAGTCGTTTTTGATACGGGCTCTAGCACCAGTGACCAATCTCTTTAAGCTCAGACACCAAGATAATGACGAAATTAATCGCACGACTGATATATCACAGTCTGACTCCGCTAAAAGTAATACGAATTTCATGTCTGAAAGTGGATCTCGGAAtagaaataatacatttaatatcATAGCATCAAATGATGATAATTTGGTCAAATTAAAAGCTATAAGACACATTGAATCAGGGGATCGAGCTTCATGGCTAGACTCGGATaccgataaaaaaaatacaaacaatgacTTAGATCGGTTTACAGAATTATATAATGACCACAATAGCTCCACGGATTTAAAACATTCATTAAAACCTAGTTGTTTTGCAGACGACGAAAAGCCGTGGTGGTTAGACAGTAATGCTAATATTCCGGAAGGCATAGAAAGGTTATCGCCTCCGAGAAAATCCTCCAGTGATAGTGATAAATTGAACTCCTTCAAAATCCGGCAAAACGAATCAGGGGAACGAAAAGACTGGAGAGTTATGAACACTGAAAGTTCATCAAGTGTAAATAAACAAGAATTACAGAACAACTTAAGTCTCAGCAAATCTGGTTCTGATCAGCGAAATTTTCCGGTAAGACGTATACGTCATATCGAGTCTGGAGAACGGCCTTGGTGGTTGtctagtaataaaaacattccagaAGGTATAGAAAAGTTACCCACACCGCCTCCGCAAGACTCTGATTCTTCTGATTCTGAGGAAATTGAAGTTTATATACCTCCTAGTCATATACCACCGTTTCCTTTACACTTGCCTGATGATGAGCCCCTTGGGGCCAGGCGGAGCCCAGAAGGTTTAGAGACTCCAAAAGATGTCGAGGACTATATTGGGGGCCGAAGCTCGCCATATGAAAACAATCGCCAGTATAGACGCGAGTCATCTAATTTACCGTATCAAAAAGGGGCCGAGAAATACATATCACGTTATACGGATATCGACGACATATTGGGCACTTCGGGCCAGATTTACAGTCCATTCATGGAGTCCATATTGGCGCGGAGAACCGGTCAGCTACCTTATGACGATGACGACTGCGAGGAGATAGATCCCACACAAGTTAGGATCCACGACAGCACCGCGCAGATGCCCGTTATCAAGAAGCTGCGATGCAG AAGTGAAATAATCGATTGTCGAGACGAAGATCAtgtaagttaa